A single window of bacterium DNA harbors:
- a CDS encoding PAS domain S-box protein, with product MLVQKRQAANRDNVLRKSEAKYRTLFDNMTPGFALHEMILDDDGSPADYRFLEVNPAFEKIAGFPAEKLIGRTARETFPNIDENLIDTCGRVALLGEPCDFESYFADLGKYYETRVYCPEKGKFALVIADVTERKLAERALQKSGERLKEAQRMASIGSWELDLFTGKMIFSDEVFRILELSPASSGNMLEFFLDRVHPDDRREVTLAFNKSVEEKKPYDITHRVLFGDGRIKYIHERGETKYDERGIATITLGTIQDVTERKKGADALRERERQLSTLMDNLPAMVYRCLNEKEWPITFASTGSIELTGYGPADFTGGQVRYNDVILPEDREDVWNEVQKALSLKRKFELTYRIRTADGEIKWVRETGQGIFDREGKVISLEGICSDVTERRKINDTLRFIAMCGNGGEEENFLASLVKYLCETLGVECAFVHELIPESERARTVSIFNDGRTAENFEYALAGTPNEIALGMPSCTYPKGLRLMFPQDVLINKMGAKSYAAVSLLNSAGKPFGLVGVMGKAPIKKPELVESILKIVAVKVAQELEHRQNSIELKKYQEHLEQLVDERTHKLAMALESGHFDIWAWDGETDTFYTTQGADLRTKGIEVDRFGKTKTARFYAKVHPDDLPTVRENSVNAIEGKADSWNNEFRYFGEGRGWFWVSTMGQVIERGPDGRAKKAIGLISDISGRKRTETVLKEQTESLNAIFDSSPLVMMLLKEDGSVENVNQVGAYLTDEKKENLIGRQPGDVLGCVEVADGKLCGTNNRCGCCALRKSFTESLGNKASFDKNEISLSLVRDGGVEEREFLMTSAYINLSGGERVLVSLDDITEQKKMEKAILEAREVAESANKAKSTFLAKMSHEIRTPMNAILGYSQLMQKLPAMSETGINYSRIISQSGEHLLSLINDILEMSKIEAGYVTTVPEAFSFTALIDEIETVFSFRTKEKGLSLIVKKAENLPETLISDQKKIRQVLVNILGNSLKFTQQGHIEVNVGFKNLEGGKVEIMVDISDTGAGISKDEIGKVFSPFEQTKSGSDKGGTGLGMSISRQYALMLDGDLTIESEESAGTTVHFTFKAETVEKQASPNPEAPALMKAPGVKKSRYDLKILVADDLEMNRHLLSKILERAGFTVKTAEDGPAAIDVFRSWKPDVILMDRRMPEMDGLEAAAKIRALPGGKAVRIILVTASDREEGGKEYLEARIDGFIGKPFTRDEIIKEIERLLPSLPDYSSEEVSLPTQAPQRDFFKEASSLPESLVERLKEHIEIGDATAFISLVEKDIRPVNPGLGDYLLRLVGRYDYSKIMSLFSPKESL from the coding sequence TTGCTCGTACAAAAGAGGCAGGCGGCGAACAGGGACAACGTTTTGCGCAAAAGCGAGGCGAAGTACAGAACGCTCTTCGATAATATGACTCCGGGCTTCGCCCTCCACGAGATGATTCTTGACGACGATGGTTCCCCGGCCGACTACCGTTTTCTTGAGGTGAATCCGGCCTTTGAAAAAATCGCGGGCTTCCCGGCCGAAAAACTGATCGGCAGGACCGCCAGGGAGACTTTTCCAAACATCGATGAAAACCTGATCGACACCTGCGGAAGAGTCGCCCTTTTGGGGGAACCATGCGATTTTGAAAGTTATTTCGCGGACCTCGGTAAGTACTACGAGACGCGGGTCTACTGCCCGGAAAAGGGGAAATTCGCCCTGGTCATCGCCGACGTCACCGAGCGCAAACTCGCCGAAAGAGCGCTTCAGAAAAGCGGTGAAAGGCTTAAGGAAGCCCAGAGAATGGCTTCAATCGGAAGCTGGGAGCTCGACCTGTTTACCGGAAAAATGATCTTTTCCGACGAGGTTTTCCGCATTCTGGAACTCTCCCCCGCCAGCTCCGGAAACATGCTCGAATTCTTTTTGGACAGGGTCCACCCCGACGATAGAAGAGAGGTGACTCTCGCCTTCAATAAATCCGTCGAGGAAAAAAAGCCTTACGACATAACCCACCGGGTTCTTTTCGGCGACGGGCGGATAAAATACATTCACGAAAGGGGCGAGACGAAATACGACGAAAGAGGAATCGCGACAATCACCCTTGGGACTATACAGGACGTCACCGAGAGGAAAAAAGGCGCCGACGCCCTGAGGGAAAGGGAGCGTCAACTATCGACTCTGATGGACAATCTACCGGCCATGGTCTACAGGTGCCTTAACGAAAAAGAATGGCCAATCACCTTCGCCAGCACGGGCTCTATCGAGTTGACGGGGTACGGCCCGGCGGATTTCACCGGGGGGCAAGTCCGGTACAACGACGTAATTCTGCCCGAGGACAGGGAGGATGTCTGGAACGAGGTTCAAAAGGCCCTTTCGCTAAAGCGGAAATTCGAGCTCACTTACCGCATCAGGACCGCCGACGGAGAAATAAAATGGGTCCGGGAAACCGGGCAGGGGATCTTCGACAGGGAAGGAAAGGTAATCTCTCTCGAAGGGATATGCTCGGATGTAACCGAGAGGCGGAAGATTAACGATACCCTCCGCTTTATCGCCATGTGCGGAAACGGCGGCGAAGAAGAGAATTTCCTGGCCTCGCTCGTTAAATATCTTTGCGAGACTCTCGGCGTGGAATGCGCCTTCGTCCACGAGCTCATTCCTGAAAGCGAAAGAGCCCGCACGGTCAGCATATTCAACGACGGCCGGACGGCTGAAAATTTTGAATACGCCCTGGCGGGAACTCCAAACGAAATCGCCCTCGGAATGCCGAGCTGCACGTATCCCAAAGGTCTCCGGCTGATGTTCCCGCAGGACGTTCTGATAAACAAGATGGGGGCGAAAAGCTACGCAGCCGTGTCTTTGCTCAACTCCGCAGGCAAACCCTTCGGTCTTGTGGGGGTAATGGGAAAGGCCCCAATAAAAAAGCCCGAGCTCGTCGAGTCCATTCTTAAAATCGTGGCGGTAAAAGTCGCCCAGGAACTGGAACACCGGCAAAATTCAATCGAACTGAAAAAATATCAGGAGCATCTCGAGCAACTGGTGGACGAGCGCACCCACAAGCTCGCCATGGCCCTCGAAAGCGGCCATTTCGACATCTGGGCGTGGGACGGCGAAACCGACACCTTCTATACCACGCAGGGCGCCGACTTGCGCACAAAGGGGATTGAGGTCGACAGGTTCGGAAAGACGAAAACAGCCAGGTTCTATGCAAAAGTGCATCCCGACGACCTGCCGACGGTCAGGGAAAACTCGGTAAACGCGATTGAAGGAAAGGCCGACAGCTGGAACAACGAATTCCGCTACTTTGGGGAAGGGCGGGGCTGGTTCTGGGTAAGCACGATGGGGCAGGTTATCGAACGCGGTCCCGACGGAAGGGCGAAAAAAGCCATAGGGCTCATAAGCGACATATCCGGGCGCAAGAGAACGGAAACGGTCCTCAAGGAGCAGACTGAAAGCCTTAACGCGATCTTCGATTCCTCTCCTCTCGTCATGATGCTTCTTAAGGAAGACGGAAGCGTCGAGAACGTGAATCAGGTCGGGGCCTATCTGACTGACGAGAAAAAAGAAAACCTGATCGGCAGGCAGCCCGGCGACGTACTGGGGTGCGTTGAGGTTGCCGATGGAAAACTTTGCGGTACGAATAACAGGTGCGGGTGTTGCGCCCTGAGAAAGAGCTTTACGGAGAGCCTCGGCAACAAAGCGTCGTTCGACAAAAACGAGATAAGTCTGAGCCTTGTCCGTGACGGCGGAGTCGAGGAGAGGGAGTTCCTCATGACCAGCGCTTATATAAACCTTTCCGGAGGTGAGCGGGTACTTGTCAGCCTGGATGACATCACCGAACAAAAAAAGATGGAAAAAGCCATTCTGGAAGCCAGAGAGGTCGCTGAAAGCGCGAACAAGGCCAAGAGCACCTTCCTGGCCAAGATGAGCCATGAGATACGCACGCCTATGAACGCCATACTTGGCTATTCGCAACTCATGCAAAAGCTCCCGGCGATGAGCGAAACGGGGATAAATTACTCCCGCATAATCAGCCAGAGCGGCGAACACCTCCTCAGTCTGATAAATGACATACTTGAGATGTCGAAGATTGAAGCCGGGTACGTGACGACGGTTCCGGAGGCTTTTTCCTTTACCGCCCTCATAGACGAAATCGAGACGGTGTTCAGCTTCCGCACAAAGGAAAAAGGTCTCTCACTGATAGTGAAAAAGGCTGAAAATCTGCCGGAGACGTTGATAAGCGACCAGAAAAAGATTCGCCAGGTGCTGGTAAACATTCTAGGAAACTCTCTGAAGTTTACCCAGCAGGGCCACATCGAGGTAAACGTAGGATTTAAAAACCTTGAGGGCGGCAAGGTTGAAATCATGGTGGATATTTCCGATACCGGCGCCGGGATATCGAAGGACGAAATCGGAAAGGTTTTTTCCCCCTTCGAGCAGACGAAGAGCGGAAGCGACAAGGGTGGTACCGGCCTCGGGATGTCGATCAGCCGCCAGTACGCCCTGATGCTCGACGGCGACCTCACCATAGAGAGCGAGGAGAGCGCCGGGACAACCGTGCATTTCACCTTCAAGGCCGAGACGGTGGAAAAACAGGCATCCCCCAATCCCGAAGCTCCGGCGCTCATGAAAGCACCGGGAGTTAAAAAGAGTCGCTACGATCTGAAGATTCTTGTCGCCGACGATCTGGAGATGAACCGCCACCTGCTTTCTAAAATACTCGAAAGAGCGGGATTTACGGTCAAAACGGCGGAAGACGGGCCGGCAGCCATAGACGTCTTCAGGTCCTGGAAACCCGATGTAATCCTGATGGACAGAAGGATGCCGGAAATGGACGGCCTGGAGGCGGCGGCGAAAATAAGGGCGCTTCCCGGCGGAAAGGCCGTCAGGATCATACTGGTCACCGCGAGCGACAGGGAAGAGGGAGGAAAGGAATATCTGGAGGCGAGGATCGACGGCTTTATCGGGAAACCCTTTACAAGGGATGAAATCATCAAGGAGATAGAGCGTCTGCTTCCTTCGCTTCCTGATTATTCCTCCGAAGAGGTCTCCTTGCCGACACAGGCACCCCAAAGAGATTTCTTTAAAGAGGCCTCCTCGCTTCCTGAAAGCCTTGTCGAGAGGCTGAAGGAGCATATAGAAATCGGCGACGCCACAGCCTTTATTTCATTGGTGGAAAAAGATATCCGGCCCGTTAATCCCGGGCTGGGAGATTACCTCCTCCGCCTTGTCGGAAGGTACGATTACTCAAAAATCATGTCCTTGTTTTCCCCGAAGGAATCACTATGA
- a CDS encoding response regulator yields MKSQSLPQGARIMIVDDTPENLTLLREILSEHDFEVSALPSGSLALQAANKVPPNLLLLDINMPEMNGYEVCRRFKESEKLQEIPIIFLSALSTTEDKIKAFHLGGVDYITKPFNSEEVLSRVETHLKLRALQEKLEFQNDNLRHIVEEKVREISEAQLGTIFALAKLAENRDEDTGDHLERVRDYCHIISTRLSESSPYARVISREFTDCIKHASPLHDIGKVAMPDSILLKPGKLTEEEFEVMKTHTTIGAENLKVVHERCPGNAFIKMGIEIALYHHEKWNGEGYPRGLKREEIPLSARIMALADFYDALRSDRCYRRGLDHMVVREMVEAGRGSHFDPHVVDAFFADESCFEKADYSLSPVS; encoded by the coding sequence ATGAAAAGCCAGAGTTTGCCCCAAGGGGCCAGAATAATGATTGTCGACGACACCCCGGAGAATCTCACCCTTCTTCGCGAGATTCTTTCGGAACACGATTTCGAGGTCTCGGCGCTGCCGAGCGGCTCTCTCGCCCTGCAGGCCGCAAACAAGGTTCCTCCCAATCTTCTGCTTCTGGACATAAATATGCCCGAGATGAACGGTTACGAGGTCTGCAGGAGGTTCAAGGAAAGCGAAAAGCTTCAGGAGATTCCGATAATCTTCCTGAGCGCCCTTTCCACCACGGAGGACAAGATTAAGGCCTTCCACCTCGGCGGCGTGGATTACATAACGAAACCCTTTAATTCCGAAGAGGTGCTTTCGCGCGTCGAGACCCATCTTAAACTCCGGGCGCTGCAGGAGAAGCTGGAGTTTCAGAACGACAATCTGAGGCACATCGTAGAGGAAAAGGTGCGCGAGATATCGGAAGCGCAGCTCGGGACGATCTTCGCCCTCGCGAAACTGGCCGAGAACCGCGACGAGGACACCGGAGACCACCTCGAACGGGTGCGGGATTACTGCCACATCATCTCTACGCGCCTCTCCGAATCCTCTCCCTACGCGAGAGTTATTTCTAGGGAATTCACCGACTGCATCAAGCATGCCTCGCCCCTCCACGACATAGGCAAGGTCGCCATGCCCGACAGCATCCTTCTTAAGCCCGGCAAGCTTACCGAAGAGGAGTTCGAGGTCATGAAGACCCACACGACCATTGGGGCTGAAAATCTCAAGGTCGTCCACGAACGCTGCCCCGGAAACGCCTTCATCAAGATGGGAATCGAGATAGCTCTCTATCATCACGAGAAGTGGAACGGCGAAGGCTACCCGAGGGGGCTCAAGCGCGAGGAAATTCCGCTTTCGGCGAGGATAATGGCACTGGCCGATTTCTACGACGCGCTCCGGTCGGACCGCTGCTACAGGCGAGGGCTGGACCATATGGTGGTAAGGGAGATGGTGGAAGCGGGGAGGGGGAGTCATTTCGACCCCCACGTCGTCGATGCTTTTTTCGCCGATGAAAGCTGCTTTGAAAAGGCGGATTACTCGCTCTCTCCCGTTTCCTGA
- a CDS encoding ABC-F family ATP-binding cassette domain-containing protein, giving the protein MSVLDVAGLSKSFGPTTLFGDISFTLDEYERLGIIGKNGSGKSTLLKILVGLVDADAGTISKRRGLSLAYLPQKPALDPEKTVREILESYLGEAREKLGRHQKISEELSSAKGEALQKLLDEQEKIHSWLDHHSAWTIGHRIEEICTRFSIPDPSAKLKTLSGGWSQRVALAGIILEQPDLLLLDEPTNQIDAETVEWLEEHLRDYPGALLLITHDRYFLDRVVTGIIELDDSALTRYSGGYGDYLEEKAKRLMEEEKSQSRLANLLRREEEWLSRGPKARTTKQKARIDRAGELKEQVKTTVSRDLSLDFQTGKRLGGTIIETSGLTIELGGKTLVKGLDFHLRKGERVGILGPNGCGKTSLVRTLLGEFPPASGSVTIGKHTLIGYLDQARSGLDDSLSVEKNLTEDDWVAPGGGKGEKRHKVGYLEDFLFSRADQLKPASTLSGGERARLLLAKLLLKGANVLVLDEPTNDLDIPTLQILDESLAEFPGSALIITHDRYFLDKVATGILHFEGEGRVVFYEGNYSAFSRTRARREEEVKAAPKQLPEAKPAKEKSAQKAGLSFREKRELEELEREIERLEIRKGEVEKLLASPSSLAGGRQEIQALSRELPALDETIKNHFARWEELEEKRS; this is encoded by the coding sequence ATGAGCGTTCTCGACGTTGCGGGTCTTTCAAAGAGTTTCGGTCCGACGACTCTTTTCGGCGATATCTCCTTCACCCTCGACGAGTACGAGAGGCTGGGGATAATCGGAAAGAACGGCTCCGGCAAATCGACTCTTCTAAAGATTCTCGTGGGGCTCGTAGACGCCGACGCGGGGACGATCTCCAAGAGGCGCGGCCTCTCCCTCGCCTACCTTCCGCAAAAGCCCGCATTAGACCCGGAGAAGACCGTAAGGGAGATTCTGGAAAGCTACCTCGGCGAAGCAAGGGAGAAACTCGGAAGGCATCAGAAAATATCGGAGGAGCTTTCGTCGGCGAAGGGCGAGGCACTGCAAAAGCTTCTGGACGAGCAGGAAAAGATACATTCCTGGCTCGACCACCACTCGGCGTGGACCATCGGCCACCGCATAGAGGAGATCTGCACCCGCTTCTCGATCCCCGACCCCTCCGCGAAGCTGAAGACCCTCTCCGGCGGCTGGAGCCAGCGAGTGGCTCTCGCCGGAATAATCCTCGAACAGCCCGATCTTCTCCTCCTCGACGAACCGACAAACCAGATAGACGCCGAAACAGTCGAATGGCTTGAGGAGCACCTCCGCGATTATCCGGGGGCGCTCCTTCTCATCACCCACGACCGTTATTTTCTCGACCGGGTGGTGACGGGGATAATCGAGCTGGACGACTCCGCCCTCACCCGCTACTCCGGGGGCTACGGCGACTATCTCGAAGAGAAGGCGAAAAGGCTTATGGAGGAGGAAAAAAGCCAGTCTCGCCTCGCGAACCTCCTTCGGCGCGAGGAGGAGTGGCTCTCCCGCGGCCCCAAGGCGCGGACGACCAAGCAAAAGGCACGCATCGACCGCGCCGGGGAGCTTAAAGAGCAGGTCAAAACCACCGTAAGCCGCGATCTTTCACTGGATTTCCAGACCGGGAAACGCCTCGGGGGGACGATTATCGAGACGAGCGGCCTGACGATAGAACTGGGCGGTAAAACCCTCGTAAAAGGGCTGGATTTTCACCTCAGGAAGGGCGAGCGCGTCGGCATTCTGGGGCCCAACGGCTGCGGCAAGACCTCCCTCGTCCGCACCCTCCTCGGCGAATTCCCCCCTGCCTCGGGAAGCGTGACGATAGGCAAGCACACCCTCATCGGGTACCTCGATCAGGCCCGTAGCGGCCTCGACGACTCTCTCAGCGTCGAGAAAAACCTGACCGAAGACGACTGGGTGGCTCCCGGCGGCGGGAAGGGGGAGAAGCGCCACAAGGTCGGCTATCTGGAGGACTTTCTCTTCTCCCGCGCCGATCAGCTAAAGCCCGCCTCCACCCTCTCCGGCGGCGAGAGGGCGCGGCTGCTGCTGGCGAAGCTGCTTCTCAAGGGGGCGAACGTCCTGGTGCTCGACGAGCCCACAAACGACCTCGACATCCCCACCCTTCAGATACTTGACGAGTCGCTGGCCGAATTTCCCGGCTCAGCGCTCATAATCACCCACGACAGGTACTTTCTCGACAAGGTCGCCACCGGAATCCTCCACTTTGAGGGTGAGGGCCGGGTGGTCTTCTACGAGGGCAACTACTCGGCCTTCTCGCGCACGAGGGCGCGCAGGGAAGAGGAAGTGAAAGCCGCTCCGAAACAGCTTCCCGAAGCAAAACCCGCGAAGGAAAAAAGCGCGCAAAAGGCCGGACTCAGTTTCAGGGAAAAAAGGGAACTGGAGGAATTGGAGCGCGAGATAGAGCGCCTCGAAATCCGCAAGGGCGAGGTCGAAAAGCTGCTCGCCTCACCCTCCTCTCTGGCTGGAGGAAGGCAGGAGATTCAAGCCCTTTCCCGAGAACTCCCGGCGCTGGACGAAACCATCAAAAACCACTTCGCCCGCTGGGAGGAGCTTGAAGAAAAACGCTCCTGA
- a CDS encoding TIGR01777 family protein — MKVFITGASGFTGREIARELGRGGHETISLCRTEESARSAFPGSKILIGNPTVPGEWTKTLASCDGCVNLAGEPLNEKWTREKKRLLRESRIEATRNVVAAIPEGKDFVLFSASAVGAYGDGGENLLTENSPYGDNFLAKLTREWEEAALAAEKKGARVIIGRFGLVLGKEGGALPPLVTEAKKARKIPEGSGKQWMSWIHVEDLARAVRSLLENPEARGIFNLVSPHPARQKEITSAIEEMLGPPARLRPPSFAARLVVGEMADLVLLSHKASAEKLEATGFSFDHTGLRETLVKILA, encoded by the coding sequence ATGAAGGTATTCATCACCGGAGCTTCGGGTTTTACTGGCCGAGAGATAGCGCGGGAACTGGGCAGGGGGGGGCACGAGACCATTTCGCTCTGCCGGACTGAGGAATCGGCCCGGAGCGCTTTTCCGGGGTCAAAGATATTGATCGGCAACCCGACGGTTCCCGGAGAGTGGACGAAAACCCTCGCCTCCTGCGACGGATGCGTAAACCTCGCCGGAGAGCCGCTGAACGAGAAATGGACGCGGGAAAAGAAGAGGCTACTTCGCGAAAGCAGGATCGAAGCGACGCGAAACGTGGTTGCGGCGATACCGGAGGGAAAGGATTTTGTCCTCTTCAGCGCCTCGGCGGTGGGGGCCTACGGCGACGGCGGGGAAAACCTTCTCACCGAAAATTCACCCTACGGCGACAACTTTCTGGCGAAGCTCACCCGCGAATGGGAGGAGGCCGCCCTCGCAGCCGAGAAAAAAGGGGCGAGGGTAATCATCGGACGTTTCGGGCTGGTGCTGGGCAAGGAGGGCGGGGCGCTTCCGCCTCTGGTGACCGAGGCGAAAAAGGCGCGTAAGATTCCCGAGGGCAGCGGCAAGCAGTGGATGAGCTGGATACACGTCGAAGACCTCGCGAGGGCCGTCAGGAGCCTTCTGGAAAATCCTGAGGCCAGGGGAATCTTCAACCTCGTCTCCCCTCACCCCGCCCGCCAGAAAGAGATTACAAGCGCTATAGAAGAGATGCTCGGCCCGCCCGCGAGGCTTCGTCCCCCCTCCTTCGCCGCCCGCCTCGTAGTAGGAGAAATGGCCGATCTGGTGCTGCTGAGCCACAAGGCCAGCGCAGAGAAACTCGAAGCCACGGGTTTTTCCTTCGACCATACCGGCCTTCGCGAAACGCTGGTTAAGATTCTGGCTTGA
- the amrB gene encoding AmmeMemoRadiSam system protein B, whose product MIREPVVAGQFYPAKEKELRVYLENEMEAAGHEKEALGIIAPHAGYYYSGSTAAKVFGAVKITRTVLLLGPNHTGHGHRAAVYPSGAWRTPLGLVSVNEELARMVEESSRVFTFDFTAHAQEHSIEVLLPFLQVSQPGFDMVPISFMLSDAGDIKEAGEALYRVVTEWGEPLLMVVSSDMTHYESQENAMRKDALAIAHIEKIDPEGLLRTVASSNISMCGVIPAAVMLYAARKLGAVKGEKVAYSTSGEKSGDFRHVVGYAGMVIT is encoded by the coding sequence ATGATACGGGAACCGGTTGTCGCGGGCCAGTTTTACCCGGCGAAGGAAAAAGAGCTTCGGGTCTACCTCGAAAACGAAATGGAGGCGGCGGGCCACGAGAAAGAGGCGCTCGGCATAATAGCCCCTCACGCCGGTTACTATTACTCGGGTAGCACGGCCGCGAAGGTCTTCGGCGCGGTGAAGATTACCCGCACCGTTCTCCTCCTCGGGCCGAATCACACCGGACACGGGCACAGGGCAGCCGTCTATCCCTCCGGCGCCTGGCGGACTCCTCTGGGCCTTGTCAGCGTCAACGAAGAGCTTGCGAGGATGGTGGAGGAATCGTCGAGGGTATTCACCTTCGACTTCACCGCCCACGCGCAGGAGCATTCAATCGAGGTGCTTTTGCCCTTCCTGCAGGTGAGCCAGCCCGGCTTCGACATGGTCCCCATCTCCTTCATGCTAAGCGACGCTGGAGATATAAAAGAGGCCGGGGAAGCGCTCTACAGGGTAGTGACGGAATGGGGAGAGCCGCTGCTCATGGTTGTCTCCAGCGACATGACCCACTACGAATCGCAGGAAAACGCGATGAGGAAGGACGCCCTGGCCATAGCCCACATCGAGAAGATCGACCCGGAGGGACTACTTCGGACGGTAGCCTCCAGCAACATCTCGATGTGTGGGGTTATCCCCGCCGCCGTCATGCTTTACGCCGCAAGAAAACTCGGCGCTGTGAAAGGGGAGAAAGTGGCCTACTCCACCAGCGGAGAGAAGAGCGGGGATTTTCGCCATGTCGTGGGTTATGCGGGAATGGTAATTACCTGA
- a CDS encoding isoprenylcysteine carboxylmethyltransferase family protein, which translates to MIQGLKFAGGKQKEIDVGEFNENSLFQRVFVNNRVTIGFLFGLLLPILALPSRFPFLAQLPKAVIGAGPTLWSIALGLPAAVLGAGIRAWSSGVIVKNKELATCGPYALTRNPLYVGSFIMGLGITIMAGSPVLIAAVAVLFPLVYAGLVRKEEKYLLGVYGEEFLGYCARVPRFVPSLENWPPEPASYDIGRVLKKHKEWRAWLAVYAVTVFLLLCAALNRQVSP; encoded by the coding sequence ATGATTCAGGGACTTAAATTTGCCGGCGGCAAACAAAAAGAAATCGACGTCGGCGAATTTAACGAAAACAGCCTGTTCCAAAGGGTATTCGTCAACAATAGGGTAACTATAGGCTTTCTCTTCGGGCTTCTTCTGCCCATTCTGGCCCTGCCTTCCAGATTTCCCTTTCTTGCGCAGCTTCCAAAAGCGGTCATCGGCGCGGGGCCGACGCTCTGGTCAATCGCGCTGGGGCTGCCCGCCGCCGTACTCGGAGCCGGGATACGGGCCTGGTCCTCCGGCGTCATAGTCAAAAACAAGGAGCTCGCCACCTGCGGCCCCTACGCGCTTACGCGAAACCCGCTTTACGTAGGCAGCTTCATCATGGGGCTCGGAATCACGATCATGGCAGGAAGTCCCGTGCTCATAGCGGCCGTGGCCGTACTCTTCCCGCTGGTCTACGCAGGGCTGGTCCGCAAGGAAGAGAAGTATCTTCTCGGGGTTTACGGTGAGGAGTTCCTCGGCTACTGCGCCAGAGTCCCCAGGTTTGTCCCCTCGCTGGAGAACTGGCCGCCAGAGCCCGCCAGCTACGACATCGGAAGGGTGCTGAAAAAGCACAAGGAATGGCGCGCCTGGCTCGCCGTGTACGCCGTAACGGTATTCCTGCTCCTTTGCGCCGCCCTCAACAGACAGGTCAGCCCGTAG